The proteins below come from a single Aphanothece sacrum FPU1 genomic window:
- a CDS encoding lysylphosphatidylglycerol synthase transmembrane domain-containing protein, translating to MKRFISIAVSVAILLIIYSKLDINGLFKVFQNSNIIVLIISLGMVIPITLFTSWRLQQLMPKGTSLEFIEANRLILGASVLNMVLPSKMGDIAKAYFMRDRGHLSGSLSVSLVVFEKSCDMLSLLVWCVFGLMLYPEKNGLFWTMTMAVTGGLILGLLLLGSRKFAQIFFELAKKVAPKKLKEKLQNMQISWGEMHDYFWGDKQQLFKIASTSIFIWFLHLFQIWLFILALRASTPFLINLALSPLAILAGLLPLTFAGVGTRDAALIFFYHPYFDAQTGAALGLLCTSRYFLPALIGLPFLGEMMSAVRTFSK from the coding sequence ATGAAACGATTTATTTCTATTGCTGTTAGCGTTGCTATTTTACTAATTATTTACTCAAAACTTGATATTAATGGCTTATTTAAAGTCTTTCAAAACTCCAATATTATTGTTTTGATAATTAGTCTAGGTATGGTAATACCAATTACCTTATTTACCTCTTGGCGGTTACAACAATTAATGCCTAAAGGAACAAGTCTAGAATTTATTGAAGCTAACCGTCTAATTTTAGGAGCAAGTGTTTTAAATATGGTACTCCCTTCTAAAATGGGAGATATTGCTAAAGCTTATTTTATGCGAGATAGAGGACATTTAAGCGGTTCTTTATCTGTCTCTTTGGTAGTCTTTGAAAAATCCTGTGATATGTTATCGTTGTTAGTTTGGTGTGTCTTTGGGTTGATGCTTTATCCCGAAAAAAATGGCTTATTTTGGACAATGACAATGGCAGTAACTGGAGGATTAATTCTAGGCTTATTATTACTTGGTTCTCGTAAATTTGCTCAAATATTTTTTGAATTAGCTAAAAAAGTAGCCCCTAAAAAATTAAAAGAAAAACTACAAAACATGCAAATCTCTTGGGGAGAAATGCACGATTATTTTTGGGGAGATAAACAACAATTATTTAAAATAGCAAGCACCTCTATTTTTATCTGGTTTTTACATCTGTTTCAAATCTGGTTATTTATCCTTGCGTTGAGAGCTTCAACCCCATTTTTAATCAATTTAGCCCTTTCTCCTTTAGCTATTTTAGCAGGTTTACTACCCCTGACTTTTGCCGGTGTAGGAACTCGTGACGCGGCTTTAATCTTTTTTTATCACCCTTATTTTGATGCACAAACAGGAGCAGCATTAGGATTATTATGTACATCAAGATATTTTCTCCCAGCCCTTATTGGCTTACCATTTCTAGGTGAAATGATGAGTGCTGTACGAACTTTTTCTAAGTGA
- a CDS encoding DUF2656 domain-containing protein: MTTFQTGRMFLSHNFDISEDIFPQLSREEFTQVFTEGLSAYTQIKCRQLNHPHWIVEIVFSSDYFSPSEIGSLCSKVLLEKRISQTTTDSYLPDILILGGVKTTPALNDSTDTLQTGEWGVDVVETESAEKFLVAIEWEEKTANKTINDVFKIEKRKG, from the coding sequence ATGACTACATTTCAAACAGGAAGAATGTTCCTTTCTCACAATTTTGATATCTCAGAAGATATCTTTCCTCAATTAAGTAGAGAAGAATTTACTCAGGTATTTACTGAGGGATTAAGTGCCTATACTCAGATTAAATGTCGTCAATTAAATCATCCCCATTGGATAGTTGAAATTGTCTTTTCCTCTGATTATTTTTCTCCCTCTGAAATTGGCTCACTTTGCAGTAAAGTCTTATTAGAAAAACGAATAAGTCAAACAACAACTGATTCTTATCTTCCCGATATTTTAATTTTAGGAGGTGTAAAAACAACTCCAGCATTAAATGATTCGACCGATACTCTCCAAACTGGAGAATGGGGAGTTGATGTGGTAGAAACTGAATCAGCAGAAAAATTTTTAGTGGCAATCGAATGGGAGGAAAAAACAGCAAATAAAACAATCAATGATGTTTTCAAAATTGAAAAAAGAAAAGGATAA
- a CDS encoding PAS domain S-box protein, whose translation MNVFSVNINLFHLISPIQLIIGLIVVTFFLIYRCFQKEINQRQKAEISLRQQTERERLVNQIAQHIRQSLNLEKVLVTTVADVQEFLQVDRVLIYRIWEDGTGSAITETVSPEYPSILGQTFPEEVFPTEYHQTYSLGKILTITNIDQEEVEPCLVEFVKQFDVKAKLVVPILQQIRENSQSSLDNNPHLWGLLIAHQCNNSRQWQPWEIELMKQLATQVAIAIQQSELHEQLQKLNTELEKRVQERTEELAKTNDSLRDEIVERKRTEAALRHTNYTLQSLIAASPRAIFTVDLEDKVKIWNPTAERMFGWKESEVIDHLNPIISEETVEDYQTIKQAILQGITPSSLELCRPKKDGSVIDIVFSAAPLQDSEGKINGMVAVVADITEQKRQAEQIRLLQSVVVNTKDAVVITKAEPINEPGPTIIYVNEAFSRMTGYTSEEVLGKTPRILQGIKTNRRELDKVKKALQKWESITIEVINYRKDGSEFWMEFSIVPVADKKGYYTHWIGVQRDITKRKSTEEALKRSEERFRSLIENALDIITIINYEGTIYYESPSVEKVLGYPVSQLIGQNFFAYIHPDDFEQTSYSITNAIQNPEVAKPIEFRYQHQDSSWRTLEAISQRFVDDSNESRIVVNSRDITERKRLEEVRLALEREKELSTLKTRFFSMASHEFRTPLSTALAAAQLLENSLTTWDDTEKRLRNLRRIQDSVKNMVQLLDDILMINRAETGKLEFNPQLLDIEKFCRQFVEEIQLSVDSQYPINFVCESDNNQVCLDEKLLRSILANLLSNAIKYSPQGGEIKVSLKLDLETVILQISDQGIGISSEDQKQLFEPFHRGKNVRNISGTGLGLVFTKKCVDLHGGNIAVKSVLDVGTMVTVTLHRYSK comes from the coding sequence ATGAATGTTTTCTCTGTTAATATTAATTTATTTCACTTGATCAGTCCTATTCAACTTATAATTGGGCTAATTGTTGTTACGTTTTTTCTAATTTATCGCTGCTTTCAAAAAGAAATTAATCAACGTCAAAAAGCAGAAATTAGCCTCAGACAACAAACAGAAAGAGAAAGATTAGTTAACCAAATTGCTCAACATATCCGTCAATCTTTAAATCTAGAAAAAGTTTTAGTAACGACGGTTGCCGATGTTCAAGAATTTTTACAAGTAGATAGAGTCTTGATTTATCGTATCTGGGAAGATGGAACAGGTAGCGCAATTACAGAAACAGTTTCTCCTGAATATCCGAGTATTTTAGGACAAACCTTTCCCGAAGAAGTTTTTCCGACTGAGTATCATCAAACTTATAGTTTAGGAAAAATTCTTACTATTACAAATATTGATCAAGAAGAAGTTGAACCTTGTTTAGTAGAATTTGTTAAACAGTTTGACGTAAAAGCCAAATTAGTTGTGCCAATTTTACAACAAATACGAGAAAATTCTCAGAGTTCTCTAGATAATAATCCCCATCTGTGGGGATTATTAATTGCCCATCAATGCAATAATTCCCGTCAATGGCAACCTTGGGAAATTGAATTAATGAAACAACTGGCAACTCAAGTAGCGATCGCAATTCAACAATCAGAACTTCATGAACAGCTACAAAAATTGAATACAGAATTAGAAAAGCGAGTGCAAGAAAGGACAGAAGAACTGGCAAAAACTAATGATTCTTTAAGGGATGAAATTGTGGAAAGAAAACGCACAGAAGCCGCTTTACGTCACACAAATTATACCCTACAATCCCTTATTGCTGCCTCTCCGCGAGCGATTTTTACTGTCGATTTAGAGGATAAAGTTAAAATCTGGAATCCCACCGCAGAAAGGATGTTTGGTTGGAAAGAAAGTGAAGTCATCGATCATCTTAACCCGATTATTTCTGAGGAAACGGTTGAAGACTATCAAACCATTAAACAAGCAATTTTGCAAGGCATTACCCCTTCAAGTTTAGAACTATGCCGCCCTAAAAAAGACGGTTCAGTGATTGATATTGTCTTTTCGGCCGCTCCTTTGCAAGATAGTGAAGGTAAAATTAACGGTATGGTGGCGGTTGTTGCTGACATTACGGAACAAAAGCGACAAGCTGAACAAATTCGCTTACTTCAGTCAGTTGTTGTTAATACCAAAGATGCGGTTGTTATTACGAAAGCGGAACCAATTAATGAACCAGGACCAACAATTATTTATGTCAATGAAGCTTTTAGTCGCATGACTGGTTATACCTCCGAAGAAGTGTTAGGAAAAACCCCTCGAATTCTGCAAGGAATAAAAACTAACCGCCGCGAATTAGACAAGGTAAAAAAAGCTTTACAAAAGTGGGAATCTATTACAATTGAAGTTATTAATTATCGTAAAGATGGTTCAGAATTTTGGATGGAATTTAGTATTGTTCCTGTTGCAGATAAAAAAGGTTATTATACTCACTGGATTGGTGTACAGCGAGATATTACAAAACGAAAAAGTACAGAAGAAGCCTTAAAAAGAAGTGAAGAACGCTTTCGTTCTTTGATTGAAAATGCTTTAGATATTATTACAATTATTAATTATGAAGGCACAATTTATTATGAAAGTCCTTCCGTAGAAAAAGTATTAGGTTATCCAGTTTCTCAATTAATTGGGCAAAACTTTTTTGCTTATATCCATCCCGATGATTTTGAGCAAACGAGTTACAGTATTACCAATGCTATCCAAAATCCCGAAGTCGCTAAACCGATTGAATTTCGTTATCAGCATCAAGATAGTTCTTGGCGCACTCTAGAAGCCATTAGTCAACGATTTGTTGATGATTCAAATGAGTCTCGAATTGTTGTTAATTCCCGCGATATTACTGAACGTAAACGTCTGGAAGAAGTGCGTCTTGCTTTAGAAAGAGAAAAAGAATTAAGCACTTTGAAAACTCGATTTTTCTCCATGGCTTCCCATGAATTTCGCACTCCTCTGAGTACGGCTTTAGCGGCGGCACAATTACTAGAAAATTCCTTGACAACTTGGGATGATACTGAAAAACGCTTGAGAAATTTACGGCGTATTCAAGATTCAGTTAAAAACATGGTGCAGCTTTTAGATGATATTTTAATGATTAATCGTGCGGAAACAGGAAAACTAGAATTTAATCCACAATTGCTGGATATAGAGAAATTTTGTCGTCAATTTGTGGAAGAAATTCAACTGAGTGTTGACTCTCAATATCCCATAAATTTTGTTTGTGAGTCTGATAATAATCAGGTTTGTTTAGATGAAAAATTATTGCGTTCAATTCTCGCTAATTTACTCTCAAATGCTATTAAATATTCGCCTCAAGGTGGAGAAATTAAGGTTTCATTGAAGTTAGATTTAGAGACTGTTATTTTGCAAATTTCAGATCAAGGTATTGGCATTTCTTCTGAAGATCAAAAACAATTATTTGAACCTTTTCATCGAGGCAAAAATGTACGCAATATTTCTGGAACAGGTTTAGGCTTAGTTTTTACTAAAAAATGTGTTGATTTACATGGAGGTAATATTGCCGTTAAAAGTGTTCTTGATGTAGGAACAATGGTGACTGTTACTCTCCATCGTTACTCAAAGTAG
- a CDS encoding DUF2281 domain-containing protein, which translates to MNTIDLVTQKMQFLPLDKQDQVLDFVEFLMVKYQQGNAKKSAEQRAIERLKDVEDADNPNKWETMINIDDEIDVESSLENLRKRGYKVKISSQS; encoded by the coding sequence ATGAATACTATTGATTTAGTTACCCAAAAAATGCAATTTTTACCCCTGGACAAACAAGATCAAGTTTTAGATTTTGTAGAATTTTTAATGGTAAAGTATCAACAGGGAAATGCAAAAAAATCAGCCGAACAAAGAGCAATTGAACGTTTAAAAGATGTTGAGGATGCTGATAATCCTAATAAATGGGAAACGATGATAAATATTGATGATGAAATTGATGTTGAATCTAGTTTGGAGAATTTAAGAAAACGTGGATATAAAGTCAAAATATCAAGTCAAAGTTAA
- a CDS encoding type II toxin-antitoxin system RelE/ParE family toxin — protein sequence MTNSKENIDVPLRPLVWMGDSRKNIREFPEGVRVSIGYGLQLVQAGETPLEAKPFKGVGSGVYEIVKRYDTDTYRAVYAVKIGETIYVLHAFQKKSKKGIKTPQVDVELIKQRYKDAVAREKLK from the coding sequence ATGACTAACAGTAAGGAAAATATAGACGTTCCCTTACGCCCTTTGGTTTGGATGGGAGATTCTCGCAAAAATATCCGTGAGTTTCCAGAAGGAGTTCGTGTATCGATAGGCTATGGGTTACAATTGGTTCAAGCGGGGGAAACACCTCTAGAAGCCAAGCCTTTTAAGGGAGTTGGAAGTGGGGTGTATGAAATCGTTAAACGCTATGATACTGATACTTATAGGGCAGTTTATGCTGTTAAAATTGGGGAAACAATCTATGTTCTGCACGCTTTTCAGAAAAAATCAAAAAAAGGTATCAAAACACCACAAGTTGACGTTGAATTAATTAAACAACGTTACAAAGATGCAGTAGCAAGGGAGAAACTAAAATGA
- a CDS encoding helix-turn-helix domain-containing protein, translated as MTQEQVFEESSGNVFADLGLEDADELFESGKIGIKVIRLLKQRNLKQPEISEILDITQLEVSHLMKGEFHHFSKDKLLNFLQRIDKSLLIQN; from the coding sequence ATGACACAAGAACAAGTTTTTGAAGAAAGTAGCGGTAATGTATTTGCTGACCTCGGTTTGGAGGATGCAGACGAGCTTTTTGAGAGTGGAAAAATAGGAATTAAGGTGATACGTTTGCTGAAACAACGCAACCTTAAACAGCCCGAAATTAGCGAAATTCTTGATATTACACAACTAGAAGTGTCTCATTTGATGAAGGGAGAATTTCATCATTTTAGTAAGGATAAATTACTCAATTTTCTCCAGCGAATTGATAAAAGCCTTTTAATACAGAATTAG
- a CDS encoding response regulator transcription factor: protein MRILLVEDDLPLAETMAEALMDQRYAVDIAPDGALAWDYAKALDYDLLLLDVMLPELDGISLCQQLRANGYLMPILMVTARDTVTDKITGLDAGADDYIIKPVDLGELFARIRALLRRGGVCCLPILEWGHLKLNPSTYEVSYADRPLQLTPKEYSILELLLRNGRRVLSRSVIIDKIWNLETSPEGDTIKVHIRSLRQKLKAAGAPEDFIETVHGIGYRLMLY, encoded by the coding sequence ATGAGGATTCTTTTAGTCGAAGATGATCTGCCTTTAGCCGAAACTATGGCAGAAGCACTGATGGATCAACGCTACGCGGTTGATATTGCCCCTGATGGCGCGTTAGCTTGGGATTATGCTAAAGCACTCGACTATGATTTACTGCTCTTAGATGTGATGTTACCTGAGCTAGATGGCATTAGTCTCTGTCAACAATTGCGAGCTAATGGCTATCTTATGCCAATTCTTATGGTAACTGCAAGGGATACAGTCACAGATAAGATTACGGGGTTAGATGCGGGTGCAGATGACTATATTATTAAACCTGTTGACTTAGGCGAATTATTTGCTCGTATTCGGGCTTTATTGCGTCGGGGTGGAGTTTGTTGTTTGCCGATTCTTGAATGGGGTCATTTAAAGCTTAATCCTAGTACCTACGAAGTGAGTTATGCTGATCGTCCCTTACAGTTAACGCCTAAAGAATACAGCATTTTAGAATTACTATTGCGCAATGGTAGGCGGGTTTTAAGTCGTAGCGTTATTATTGATAAAATTTGGAATTTAGAAACGTCCCCCGAAGGGGATACTATCAAGGTTCATATTAGAAGTTTACGTCAAAAACTTAAAGCAGCAGGTGCGCCAGAAGATTTTATTGAAACAGTGCATGGTATTGGTTATCGATTAATGCTGTATTAG
- a CDS encoding HEAT repeat domain-containing protein: MTTDSLFEQLKHPNPHLRERAMLEIADSRDENTISRLISILDNEDVIYRRAAVKALGVIGADAVPSVVEALLHSDNVTVRGSAAKALAQIAVNYRDLPFPEAGLQGLKAAINDPNPVVHIASVMALGEMGSPAFDILVESLNTTDNVAVQVAIVNALASIGEARCMEVLTTFANNESVDSYVRESATSSLSRLDLVMNYKGAR; the protein is encoded by the coding sequence ATGACTACAGATTCTCTTTTTGAACAACTAAAACATCCTAATCCCCATCTACGAGAACGGGCAATGCTAGAAATAGCTGATTCCCGTGACGAAAATACAATTTCTCGGCTGATCAGTATTTTAGATAATGAGGATGTCATCTATCGTCGCGCAGCAGTTAAAGCTTTGGGAGTGATTGGTGCAGATGCTGTACCATCAGTTGTTGAGGCCTTGCTACACAGTGATAATGTAACGGTGCGAGGCAGTGCAGCCAAAGCATTGGCCCAGATTGCAGTTAACTATCGAGATTTGCCTTTCCCAGAAGCAGGTTTACAGGGATTAAAAGCGGCCATTAATGACCCTAATCCAGTGGTACATATTGCCTCGGTGATGGCCTTGGGTGAGATGGGTTCTCCTGCTTTTGATATTTTGGTAGAATCCTTGAATACAACTGATAATGTGGCGGTACAGGTAGCAATTGTTAATGCTCTTGCATCCATCGGGGAAGCGCGCTGTATGGAAGTTCTTACCACTTTTGCTAATAATGAATCCGTAGATTCCTATGTGCGCGAATCTGCTACAAGTTCTTTATCCCGGTTAGATTTGGTAATGAACTATAAAGGGGCAAGATGA
- a CDS encoding HEAT repeat domain-containing protein, with product MDKRFFSFFNLTEAQAIAILDTPQAQITENDSRYIAASHLINFPTEQAIEALIRAVQEDDPILDNRIVRRKSIETLGRLQAVQALPVIYTCLADTDCYTVENAVWAIGEIGTNNGDVLEEVAKLLEKPGQTYRVIIHTLTKLNYQPAIERIRKFVDDADAPTASAAISAICRLTGDYSQMDKVVAMLQHPKVLGRRLSIQDLIDAHYYDAIPHIARCPVSLVFRLRGIRMLAEVGIPAGAITFATIQPHLEQTLRDHPDSLDLVHSYEDIPDLSFLVRELYETDFGRCYLATKTILDHYSESAPAALFATYEEEARNDYGAHFHVMKLFGWLKHSPAYDLLIEALHNKQPQFQKSRAAAAIALGELGDKRAIGDLKASLETKIWDLKYAALMALEKLGDDSKIEIVTTDEDWLYSARLKSSRLG from the coding sequence ATGGATAAACGTTTTTTTTCTTTCTTTAATCTGACAGAAGCTCAAGCGATCGCTATTTTAGATACGCCTCAAGCTCAGATCACTGAGAATGATTCGCGCTACATTGCCGCTTCCCATTTAATTAATTTCCCCACTGAGCAAGCAATAGAGGCTCTAATTCGTGCTGTACAAGAAGATGATCCCATTTTAGATAACCGCATCGTGCGCCGCAAGTCTATAGAAACCTTGGGACGACTACAAGCAGTACAAGCATTACCAGTAATTTATACTTGTCTGGCTGATACGGATTGCTATACCGTAGAAAATGCTGTTTGGGCGATCGGTGAAATTGGTACAAACAATGGAGATGTACTTGAAGAAGTGGCTAAGTTATTAGAGAAGCCAGGACAAACCTATCGGGTGATTATTCACACTCTGACAAAGTTAAATTATCAGCCTGCTATAGAGAGAATTCGTAAATTTGTTGATGATGCTGACGCGCCTACTGCTAGTGCTGCTATTTCTGCTATTTGCCGCTTAACTGGGGATTATTCCCAGATGGATAAGGTGGTGGCCATGTTGCAACATCCGAAGGTATTGGGGCGGCGGTTGTCGATTCAGGATTTGATTGATGCCCATTACTATGATGCTATTCCCCATATTGCCCGATGTCCAGTATCTTTAGTCTTTCGGTTACGGGGCATTAGAATGTTGGCGGAAGTGGGAATACCAGCAGGTGCAATCACTTTTGCGACGATTCAGCCTCATTTAGAGCAAACTTTGCGGGATCATCCAGATTCTCTAGATTTAGTCCATAGTTACGAAGATATACCGGATTTGTCTTTTCTAGTACGAGAATTATACGAAACTGACTTTGGACGTTGTTATCTAGCGACTAAAACGATTCTTGATCATTATTCAGAATCTGCCCCGGCTGCCCTCTTTGCTACTTATGAAGAAGAAGCAAGGAATGATTATGGGGCCCATTTTCATGTTATGAAATTGTTCGGTTGGTTGAAACATTCTCCAGCTTATGATCTTCTGATTGAGGCATTGCATAACAAACAACCTCAGTTTCAGAAATCCCGTGCTGCGGCCGCCATTGCCTTAGGAGAGTTGGGTGATAAACGGGCTATTGGAGATCTTAAAGCTAGTCTAGAGACTAAAATCTGGGATCTCAAATATGCGGCATTGATGGCACTCGAAAAACTTGGTGATGATAGTAAGATTGAAATCGTCACGACTGATGAAGATTGGTTATACTCCGCACGGTTAAAATCTAGTAGGCTGGGTTGA
- a CDS encoding bleomycin hydrolase produces the protein MKSVVTTVIASADAAGRFPSTSDLESVQGSIQRAAARLEAAEKLGNNIDSVAKEAYDACIKKYPYLNNAGEANSTDTFKAKCHRDIKHYMRLIQYSLIVGGTGPLDEWGIAGQREVYRALGLPTAPYVEALSFARNRGCAPRDLSPQALTEYNALLDYAINSLS, from the coding sequence ATGAAATCAGTTGTTACCACCGTTATCGCGTCTGCTGATGCAGCAGGTCGTTTTCCTAGCACTTCCGATCTAGAATCCGTACAAGGTTCTATTCAACGGGCTGCTGCTCGTCTAGAAGCTGCTGAAAAACTCGGCAATAATATCGACAGTGTTGCTAAAGAAGCTTATGATGCTTGTATCAAGAAATATCCTTACCTCAATAATGCAGGTGAAGCTAATTCTACCGATACTTTCAAAGCAAAATGTCATCGTGATATCAAACACTATATGCGTTTGATCCAATATAGCTTAATCGTAGGTGGTACAGGTCCTCTTGATGAGTGGGGTATTGCTGGACAACGTGAAGTCTATCGCGCTTTAGGTTTACCTACTGCTCCTTATGTTGAAGCTCTCAGCTTCGCTCGTAATCGCGGTTGTGCTCCCCGTGATTTATCTCCTCAAGCTCTGACTGAGTACAATGCCCTCCTTGATTATGCGATCAACTCTCTGTCCTAG
- the cpeB gene encoding C-phycoerythrin subunit beta, with amino-acid sequence MLDAFSRAVVAADASTSTVSDIAALRAFVASGNRRLDAVNAIASNASCMVSDAVAGMICENQGLIQAGGNCYPNRRMAACLRDAEIILRYVTYALLAGDASVLDDRCLNGLKETYAALGVPTTSTVRAVQIMKAQAAAHIQDTPSEAFAGAKLRKMGSIVTEDRCATLVAEASSYFDRIISALS; translated from the coding sequence ATGCTTGATGCTTTTTCAAGAGCTGTAGTTGCGGCCGATGCCAGCACTTCCACCGTTTCTGATATTGCTGCTCTCAGAGCCTTTGTTGCTAGTGGTAACAGACGTTTAGATGCTGTAAATGCAATTGCTAGTAATGCCAGCTGCATGGTTTCCGATGCTGTAGCTGGAATGATCTGCGAAAACCAAGGTTTAATTCAAGCTGGTGGTAACTGCTACCCCAACCGTCGCATGGCTGCTTGCCTGCGTGATGCTGAAATCATTTTGCGTTATGTCACCTACGCTCTTTTAGCTGGTGATGCGTCTGTTTTAGACGATCGTTGCTTAAACGGTTTGAAAGAAACCTATGCAGCTTTAGGTGTACCTACAACTTCAACCGTGCGTGCTGTTCAAATCATGAAAGCTCAAGCTGCGGCTCACATCCAAGACACCCCCAGTGAAGCTTTTGCTGGTGCTAAATTACGCAAAATGGGTTCCATCGTCACCGAAGATCGTTGCGCTACCCTAGTTGCTGAAGCCTCTAGCTATTTTGATCGCATTATCTCTGCTCTTAGCTAA
- a CDS encoding phycobiliprotein lyase — protein sequence MNITQFVEHSLGRWRSQRSAHHLIFSHFEAVQSVIDIVPLSPDDEEVINLCNSYDIAPSLAVSPFGMSWEGESDWDDNAQVKGSCILVPVPDPIIPNRGKLLRDQGYAETIAAAGDYHITEDGTFVLLTSYDRAAAEEKIWFANPNLRFRVSLIKTSEGSGVVTASFSSEIRSLSDNKIDT from the coding sequence ATGAATATTACACAGTTTGTCGAACATTCCCTGGGACGTTGGCGATCGCAACGCAGCGCGCATCACTTGATTTTCAGTCACTTTGAGGCTGTACAGTCGGTCATTGATATTGTTCCCCTTTCCCCTGATGATGAGGAGGTAATTAACCTCTGTAACTCTTATGATATCGCTCCAAGTCTTGCTGTATCTCCTTTTGGCATGAGTTGGGAAGGAGAGTCAGATTGGGATGATAACGCTCAGGTCAAGGGAAGTTGTATTTTGGTACCAGTACCCGATCCAATTATACCCAATCGGGGTAAGTTGCTACGAGATCAAGGATATGCCGAAACCATTGCAGCAGCAGGTGACTATCATATCACGGAGGATGGAACTTTTGTCTTATTAACAAGCTATGATCGAGCGGCCGCTGAGGAAAAAATCTGGTTTGCTAATCCTAATTTACGGTTTCGAGTTTCTCTGATCAAAACCAGTGAGGGAAGTGGAGTGGTAACAGCATCATTTTCTTCAGAAATTCGCTCACTTTCGGATAATAAAATAGACACTTAA